From one Triticum aestivum cultivar Chinese Spring chromosome 4B, IWGSC CS RefSeq v2.1, whole genome shotgun sequence genomic stretch:
- the LOC123094373 gene encoding uncharacterized protein, whose translation MRQADPEKKRPHRSKDYLATHKKKDDADAKNKDRNKRLDRLENLITERPELAQNLNGRVAWEGDALQEVLGKEKIGQVHGMGLLPTPKQVYGRTPRYLKNINMTRTDGSPYEVEHDVWEVIAKMQEHIKKQDQIIKDMNNKEGYVNNGIEEENLQSNDNGISRSPVLLGKTKRIQCNGPVEACSSMQHDIPEDNNLSRSHEKVMHVVTLTHVTKIEYKIISCSPLLCHGTMLATMMSTNYKFNKIHHHHKTLLLILC comes from the exons ATG AGGCAAGCTGATCCTGAAAAGAAACGACCACACAGATCAAAGGATTATTtagcaactcacaagaagaaggACGATGCTGATGCTAAAAATAAAGATAGAAATAAGCGCCTG GATCGATTGGAGAATCTAATAACCGAACGACCAGAGTTGGCACAAAATTTGAATGGAAGAGTCGCATGGGAAGGTGATGCCCTGCAGGAAGTGTTAGGGAAAGAAAAGATTGGACAAGTGCATGGCATGGGTTTGCTTCCAACTCCTAAGCAAGTCTACGGTCGGACGCCACGGTATCTAAAGAACATCAATATGACTAGAACTGATGGATCACCATATGAAGTTGAACATGACGTTTGGGAGGTAATAGCAAAGATGCAGGAGCATATAAAAAAGCAAGACCAGATTATTAAAGATATGAATAACAAAGAAGGTTATGTCAATAATGGCATAGAAGAG GAAAACCTCCAATCAAATGATAATGGTATTTCTCGCTCACCAGTGCTGCTTGGTAAAACAAAG AGAATCCAGTGCAATGGACCCGTTGAGGCATGCTCGTCTATGCAACATGACATTCCTGAGGATAATAATTTATCACGTTCGCATGAAAAGGTTATGCATGTAGTTACTCTTACTCATGTCACAAAGATAGAATATAAAATAATTTCTTGCTCACCATTGTTGTGTCATGGAACTATGTTGGCAACCATGATGTCAACCAATTACAAATTCAACAAAATTCATCATCACCACAAGACCTTGTTATTGATTCTGTGCTAG
- the LOC123094374 gene encoding uncharacterized protein, translating to METRNITGESVSRPNQQRTRTEHPHRSKRRRSSSIKVASKVVLKTSTYPNKRNVAYGTIRSTDPRTKAGGIELGAEFALVRIDEPILDNEELVREVSDCKTIGEAFTSGYLVAWPSAFIREKDG from the exons atggaaacgaggaaTATTACGGGTGAATCTGTTTCAAGACCGAACCAACAAAGGACTAGAACTGAACACCCACACCGCTCAAAAAGAAGGCGTTCTTCTTCCATCAAG GTTGCTTCCAAAGTAGTCTTAAAGACTTCAACATATCCCAACAAGCGGAATGTTGCGTATGGTACTATTCGGAGTACTGATCCAAGAACTAAGGCTGGTGGTATTGAGTTAGGTGCTGAATTTGCTCTTGTGCGCATAGACGAACCTATTCTTGATAATGAGGAGTTGGTAAGGGAAGTTTCTGATTGCAAGACAATTGGCGAGGCTTTCACTTCAGGATACTTAGTTGCCTGGCCTTCAGCTTTT ATTCGAGAGAAGGATGGTTGA